A window from Candidatus Zixiibacteriota bacterium encodes these proteins:
- a CDS encoding lamin tail domain-containing protein, translated as MRHVATVIICTSLLAASSTADVVINEVLSNEPGGAQSLEWVELFNDSPDSKNLTFYQLRAYSATDSSTHLLSGMLAPQAYHILCRDTVRFEQHWGDSSGVWGDVPFEQAFSIGKVSFQLSNSSGRVTLSDPVGPVSQLRWTQSGSDGYSWERIHPLIDSSAPSIDPSGSTPGRMNSVTPLPIDLALESISASAVENGAELVFRITNIGLTSINSSVLELYEFDSLEPDSQGVLITGESVGPVDSGLTVLLVGQYSLSGYYQRLVANLFVLNDDRPNNNRRIFVAPGEDYPPVILSELLANPDPAFGSEWVELKNVSDMTIDLAGWFLGDSVGFAEIAVAELSIDPYQYLVLAEDTVGFVAAYPLFSGDLHQPAAWRGLNNSSDSVRLVDAFNIQADRFYYIDVHDNNHTWARSESMDNLGRWGRSEDAGGTPGEPNRVRFAPDGSRTLSISIEPRIISPDGDGRDDSTVIKLEASPAESFSLRLYDSKGRKVRTFEDKVIDLKEQYVWCGESDSGEKLPIGIYILYFEAAGVESAKKTVVVAR; from the coding sequence ATGAGACACGTCGCGACTGTCATCATATGTACTTCTCTTCTGGCGGCATCGTCTACAGCGGATGTCGTAATTAACGAAGTGCTGTCCAATGAACCGGGCGGGGCGCAATCGTTGGAGTGGGTGGAACTGTTTAACGATTCGCCCGATTCGAAGAACCTGACGTTTTACCAGTTGCGTGCTTACTCGGCCACTGACTCGTCAACGCACCTGCTGTCGGGAATGCTTGCTCCGCAAGCATATCATATACTCTGTCGGGATACCGTTCGCTTCGAACAACACTGGGGTGATAGCTCCGGCGTTTGGGGCGATGTACCGTTTGAGCAGGCGTTTTCGATTGGAAAAGTGTCGTTCCAACTGTCCAATTCGAGCGGTCGAGTAACTCTGAGCGATCCGGTCGGCCCCGTGTCACAGTTACGTTGGACCCAATCCGGAAGCGATGGCTACTCCTGGGAGCGGATTCATCCGCTGATCGACTCCAGCGCGCCGTCAATTGATCCATCTGGATCAACCCCCGGGCGCATGAACTCAGTTACGCCGCTGCCGATCGACCTAGCGCTGGAAAGTATTTCGGCCAGTGCGGTCGAAAACGGCGCGGAGCTGGTCTTCCGCATAACCAACATTGGCCTGACATCAATCAACAGCTCAGTTCTCGAATTGTACGAGTTCGATTCGCTCGAACCGGACAGCCAGGGCGTGCTGATAACCGGCGAATCGGTAGGCCCGGTGGATTCGGGGCTTACGGTACTGTTGGTGGGGCAGTATTCGCTCAGTGGGTATTATCAGAGGCTGGTGGCAAACCTTTTCGTACTCAACGACGACCGCCCCAATAACAATCGCAGAATATTCGTCGCTCCGGGCGAAGATTATCCGCCGGTGATTCTGTCAGAGTTGCTGGCTAATCCGGATCCGGCGTTTGGCAGCGAGTGGGTCGAGCTCAAGAATGTCAGTGATATGACAATTGACCTGGCGGGTTGGTTTCTTGGTGATTCCGTCGGATTTGCTGAGATCGCGGTCGCAGAACTTTCGATTGACCCTTATCAGTATCTCGTCTTGGCGGAAGACACGGTCGGATTTGTAGCTGCGTACCCGTTATTCTCCGGCGATCTGCACCAACCGGCCGCCTGGCGCGGGCTAAACAACTCCTCCGACAGCGTACGCCTGGTCGATGCTTTCAACATACAGGCTGATCGATTCTACTATATCGATGTCCATGACAACAACCACACCTGGGCGCGGAGCGAGTCAATGGACAACCTGGGGCGCTGGGGGAGATCCGAAGATGCCGGCGGCACTCCGGGCGAGCCTAACCGCGTCCGGTTCGCGCCTGACGGCTCTCGCACACTCAGCATATCAATTGAGCCGCGCATTATCTCTCCCGACGGAGACGGCCGTGATGATTCCACGGTCATCAAGCTCGAAGCTTCTCCGGCCGAGTCATTTTCGCTCAGGCTTTACGACAGCAAGGGCCGAAAGGTGCGCACTTTTGAAGACAAGGTCATTGATCTCAAAGAGCAGTATGTCTGGTGCGGTGAGAGTGACAGCGGCGAGAAGCTGCCGATCGGCATTTACATCCTGTACTTCGAGGCGGCCGGGGTCGAATCGGCCAAGAAGACAGTTGTGGTGGCGCGATAA
- a CDS encoding sigma-54 dependent transcriptional regulator → MISDVVILTDEKQRPATGISWASIGTPVTTMAQVYQLVRERTISLVLVDLNRHDVNQAVAIKIRRPNGLTDIWKLVESDTSPHEVEPFFDGAMPSDLGTDGIAKRISQIISDKKLLEKYGIIGRSRALRALAGMIDRIAPTDVSVLIVGPSGSGKELVARAVHQSSSRSKGPFVTINCGAISEGLLESELFGHEKGAFTGSVGKRDGLFRKAEGGTIFLDEIGETKPDMQVKLLRVLEDGTFYPVGSSVPERANVRVVAATNRDLTEAIADRRFREDLYFRISAVKLVVPPLLERRGDIQPLLQHFWRDQKGLDYSGGALERLMKYDWPGNVRQLRNFASRMAALKPAGLVETDDVEKFLAEQHAAAQHLPVSTGRTAEEAGQELIYRAILSLGNEIRLLRNLITANLPGEQPVGSAEPMGPDSLDANTTMEEMEEALIQQVLQQTGGNRKETARRLGIGERTLYRKLAKFGLR, encoded by the coding sequence ATGATTTCAGATGTTGTTATCCTGACCGATGAAAAACAGCGCCCCGCGACAGGGATCAGTTGGGCGTCTATCGGTACGCCGGTAACGACTATGGCGCAGGTTTACCAGCTCGTGCGCGAGCGGACAATCAGCCTGGTGCTGGTCGATCTGAATCGTCACGATGTCAACCAAGCGGTGGCGATCAAGATCCGCCGCCCGAACGGTCTGACTGATATATGGAAACTGGTCGAGAGCGACACGTCGCCCCACGAGGTCGAGCCGTTTTTCGACGGCGCCATGCCCTCCGATCTTGGCACTGACGGTATCGCCAAGCGCATCTCGCAGATCATCTCGGACAAGAAACTGCTGGAGAAGTACGGGATTATCGGCCGATCGCGCGCGCTCAGGGCGCTGGCGGGGATGATCGACAGGATTGCACCGACAGATGTATCGGTGCTGATTGTCGGACCGTCCGGTTCCGGAAAAGAACTGGTCGCCAGGGCGGTGCATCAATCATCGTCACGGTCAAAAGGACCGTTTGTGACCATCAACTGCGGCGCAATCTCCGAGGGGCTGCTCGAGTCGGAGCTGTTTGGCCACGAGAAGGGAGCTTTCACCGGCTCGGTCGGCAAGCGCGATGGACTTTTCCGCAAAGCCGAAGGCGGGACCATCTTCCTCGACGAAATCGGCGAAACCAAGCCGGACATGCAGGTGAAACTGCTGCGCGTGCTCGAAGACGGCACGTTTTACCCGGTCGGTTCGTCGGTGCCGGAGCGCGCCAACGTGCGGGTGGTCGCGGCCACGAATCGTGATTTGACTGAAGCCATCGCCGATCGCCGCTTCCGCGAGGATTTGTATTTTCGGATTTCGGCGGTTAAGCTGGTGGTGCCGCCGCTGCTAGAACGACGCGGCGATATCCAGCCGCTGCTGCAGCACTTCTGGCGCGATCAGAAGGGGCTCGATTATTCGGGCGGTGCGCTGGAACGACTCATGAAGTACGATTGGCCCGGCAACGTGCGCCAGTTGCGCAATTTTGCGTCGCGCATGGCCGCACTCAAGCCGGCCGGTCTGGTGGAGACCGACGATGTCGAGAAGTTTCTCGCAGAACAGCACGCTGCGGCGCAGCACCTGCCTGTATCCACCGGCCGCACTGCCGAGGAGGCCGGGCAGGAACTGATTTACAGGGCGATACTGTCACTCGGCAATGAGATCAGGCTGCTTCGGAATTTGATCACCGCCAATCTGCCGGGCGAGCAGCCGGTCGGGAGCGCCGAGCCTATGGGGCCTGATTCACTTGACGCGAACACTACGATGGAAGAGATGGAGGAGGCTTTGATTCAGCAAGTGTTGCAGCAAACCGGCGGGAACCGCAAAGAAACGGCGCGGCGATTGGGAATTGGGGAACGAACTCTGTACCGCAAATTAGCCAAGTTCGGCCTGAGGTAG
- the rnr gene encoding ribonuclease R, with translation MPLNKKTILDFIRAQADRPMKIKEIATAMRVPQTDYQALRRGVKQLIDSGELINLKRGRVGVPDQLGVIVGTMSITRKGIGFLMREGVEPDILIQSWDLHTALDGDQAMVRLKGKVEGREAGSVIRIVKRADRNIVGVFHSERKFAWVTPDNPRIHRDIYIPIDATDGAQNGEKVVAKLTLWDDPHLNPEGRIVERIGFPNDPGVDMLTIVKSYGFPESFPAEVMDEAERAAAKLAEDSQSHRLDLSHECIYTIDPFDAKDHDDAVGVEETAYGYRLGVHIADVSYYVEAGSALDVEAFNRGNSVYLPGMVIPMLPEVLSNDICSLKPHRKRLAHSVFIDFDRQGRMHKWQLADTIINSKAKLSYEEVQDLFDGKPVASHVATVADNLLLARRLAQLLSKQRFAEGSLDFDLPEAKIILGKDGEVIELGSRVRLESHRLVEEFMLAANKAVALEVFRKAQPFLYRVHDKPDLEKLEAFSYMMERLGYKFPVSKTMRPIQFSRFLDSVKDAPEVDLINELLLRSMAKAVYQRENIGHFGLAFSHYTHFTSPIRRYPDLLVHRLLRKLKGKRYPVAFARRVESVIDNVGKHCSETERMAEAAEREAVRVKQVAYMAAHLGDEYTGVISGVMPFGFFVRLDRLGVEGLVRVSSIDDDFYRYDEQNFRIVGTRTKRIYRLGDAVKVGVMKVDRTRNEIDLFLIRPKPEKAKAKKNGVGKKRRRKRS, from the coding sequence ATGCCCCTGAACAAGAAAACTATCCTCGATTTCATCCGGGCTCAGGCCGACCGCCCCATGAAAATCAAGGAAATCGCCACCGCCATGCGTGTCCCGCAGACGGATTACCAGGCGCTGCGACGCGGCGTCAAACAGCTCATCGACAGCGGCGAGCTTATCAATCTCAAGCGCGGTCGCGTGGGTGTGCCGGATCAGTTGGGGGTCATAGTGGGCACCATGTCGATCACCCGCAAAGGGATCGGTTTTCTCATGCGCGAGGGTGTCGAGCCGGACATCCTCATTCAGTCGTGGGACCTTCACACCGCGCTCGACGGCGACCAGGCCATGGTCCGGCTCAAGGGCAAAGTCGAAGGTCGCGAGGCCGGCTCGGTCATCCGCATTGTCAAGCGGGCCGACCGGAACATTGTCGGCGTGTTTCACTCTGAGCGCAAATTCGCGTGGGTGACTCCCGACAATCCGCGCATTCATCGTGACATCTATATCCCGATCGATGCTACCGACGGCGCACAGAACGGTGAGAAGGTCGTGGCGAAGTTGACCCTCTGGGACGATCCGCATCTCAATCCGGAAGGGCGGATTGTCGAGCGGATCGGCTTCCCCAACGATCCTGGGGTCGATATGCTGACAATTGTCAAGAGTTACGGCTTTCCCGAATCGTTCCCAGCCGAGGTCATGGACGAAGCTGAGCGCGCCGCCGCAAAGTTAGCAGAAGATTCACAGTCGCACCGTCTCGATCTCAGCCACGAGTGTATCTATACGATCGACCCGTTCGACGCCAAAGATCATGATGACGCAGTCGGTGTCGAAGAAACCGCGTATGGGTATCGTCTCGGCGTGCATATCGCCGATGTCTCGTACTACGTGGAGGCCGGGTCGGCGCTAGATGTCGAGGCGTTCAATCGCGGCAATTCGGTGTATCTGCCGGGGATGGTCATCCCGATGCTGCCGGAAGTGTTGTCGAACGATATCTGCTCGCTCAAGCCGCACCGCAAGCGGCTGGCCCATTCGGTGTTTATCGATTTTGACCGCCAGGGCAGGATGCACAAGTGGCAACTGGCCGACACGATTATCAACTCCAAAGCCAAGTTGTCGTACGAGGAGGTGCAGGACCTGTTCGACGGCAAACCGGTGGCGAGTCATGTCGCAACAGTAGCCGACAATCTTCTGTTGGCGCGCCGGCTCGCACAACTGCTGAGCAAGCAGCGTTTCGCGGAAGGTTCGCTCGATTTCGATCTGCCCGAGGCGAAGATCATTCTCGGCAAGGACGGCGAGGTAATCGAGCTTGGCAGCCGTGTGCGCTTGGAATCGCACCGCCTGGTCGAGGAGTTTATGTTGGCGGCCAACAAGGCGGTCGCACTTGAGGTCTTTCGCAAGGCTCAGCCGTTTCTCTATCGCGTGCATGACAAGCCCGATTTGGAGAAGCTGGAGGCGTTCTCGTACATGATGGAGCGGCTCGGTTACAAGTTTCCAGTGTCGAAAACGATGCGTCCCATACAATTCTCGCGCTTTCTCGATAGCGTGAAAGATGCGCCGGAAGTTGATCTCATCAACGAGCTCTTGCTGCGCTCGATGGCCAAGGCGGTCTATCAGCGCGAGAATATCGGACATTTCGGTCTGGCCTTCTCGCACTACACGCACTTTACATCGCCCATTCGCCGCTACCCCGACCTGCTCGTGCACCGGCTGCTTCGCAAGCTCAAGGGGAAACGCTACCCGGTGGCGTTTGCACGGCGAGTTGAAAGCGTGATTGACAACGTGGGCAAACACTGCTCCGAAACCGAGCGCATGGCGGAGGCGGCCGAACGCGAGGCGGTCCGAGTCAAACAAGTCGCGTACATGGCCGCGCATCTCGGCGACGAGTACACCGGAGTGATCAGCGGCGTGATGCCCTTCGGTTTCTTCGTGCGGCTGGATCGCCTGGGAGTTGAAGGCCTGGTACGGGTGTCATCCATAGATGATGACTTCTATCGCTACGATGAACAGAACTTCCGGATAGTGGGCACGCGCACGAAGAGAATCTATCGATTGGGCGATGCCGTGAAAGTCGGCGTGATGAAAGTCGACCGGACCCGCAATGAGATCGACTTGTTTTTGATCCGTCCAAAGCCGGAGAAGGCAAAAGCGAAAAAAAACGGCGTTGGCAAAAAACGCCGCCGCAAGCGAAGCTGA
- a CDS encoding Spy/CpxP family protein refolding chaperone, which produces MKKQLFAIAAVALLLPLAAFAQPGSGDGPFCPQGRGMGQGPGQCCMGGGMHRGGPMGDDDHPGIGHLIGLADELGLSEQQRDQLKKMQVEFRMQMIDREAEVEKAEIRLRTLMMDKNAPEAEVGRMIDDVARLRADVQKLKYGHHKQMRGVLTNEQFEKLQKMREERREERRGHGMGHGMGQGMGPCQGQGMGQKACPPGCGKHSMGGRS; this is translated from the coding sequence ATGAAAAAACAACTGTTCGCAATCGCGGCGGTCGCACTTCTTCTGCCGCTGGCCGCATTCGCGCAACCGGGATCCGGCGACGGTCCGTTTTGTCCGCAGGGTCGTGGGATGGGGCAGGGACCCGGTCAGTGCTGCATGGGCGGCGGGATGCATCGCGGCGGCCCTATGGGGGATGACGATCACCCCGGTATCGGCCATCTGATCGGGCTCGCTGACGAACTCGGCCTCAGTGAGCAGCAGCGCGATCAGCTCAAGAAGATGCAGGTCGAGTTCCGGATGCAGATGATCGACCGCGAGGCGGAGGTCGAGAAGGCGGAAATTCGTCTGCGCACGCTGATGATGGACAAGAACGCGCCGGAGGCTGAGGTTGGCCGGATGATCGACGATGTCGCGCGCCTTCGCGCCGACGTGCAGAAACTGAAGTACGGCCACCACAAGCAGATGCGCGGCGTGCTGACTAACGAGCAGTTCGAGAAACTGCAGAAGATGCGCGAGGAGCGCCGCGAAGAGCGCCGGGGCCACGGCATGGGGCACGGCATGGGCCAGGGCATGGGGCCGTGCCAGGGACAAGGCATGGGGCAGAAGGCGTGCCCTCCCGGTTGCGGCAAGCACAGCATGGGCGGCCGTTCGTAA
- a CDS encoding sigma-70 family RNA polymerase sigma factor — MTDSAPETMESLVEKALAGDRQAFSVIVRQLMTRVTALTYRMTGDMEIAKELAQDTFVSAWENLRTYRGDAGFANWVFRIATNKSLNHLRSAARHGTESGSTLDDLESSAPDPERQLNRRELADRVREFMSGLPPQQRAIFELRFYKQMPFEQIAEALDRAVGTVKTGYREAVIKLRAHALEKGWQV, encoded by the coding sequence ATGACGGATTCAGCCCCAGAGACGATGGAAAGTCTGGTCGAAAAGGCGCTGGCCGGTGATCGGCAGGCTTTCTCCGTCATCGTGAGGCAACTGATGACACGCGTAACTGCCTTGACATATAGAATGACCGGCGACATGGAAATCGCTAAAGAGCTGGCCCAGGATACTTTCGTTTCGGCCTGGGAGAATCTGCGGACCTACAGGGGCGACGCCGGCTTTGCCAATTGGGTGTTCCGAATCGCAACCAACAAGTCGCTCAACCATCTGCGAAGTGCAGCCCGGCACGGAACTGAGAGCGGGTCAACTCTCGACGATCTGGAATCATCCGCCCCCGATCCGGAAAGACAGTTAAATCGCCGCGAGCTGGCCGACAGGGTGCGGGAGTTCATGTCCGGCCTGCCGCCGCAACAGCGGGCAATTTTCGAGCTTCGGTTTTACAAGCAGATGCCGTTCGAGCAGATCGCCGAAGCGCTGGATCGGGCGGTGGGGACGGTCAAAACCGGTTACCGCGAGGCGGTTATCAAGCTTCGCGCCCACGCCCTCGAAAAAGGATGGCAGGTATGA
- a CDS encoding rod shape-determining protein: MGFFDLLSNDIGIDLGTANTLVYVRNQGIVLNEPSVVAVEKSSGKILAIGSAAKEMTGRTPGGIEAIRPLKDGVIADFDMSERLIADFIRRVVKRKYIMKPRVVISVPSGITEVEKRAVRDSAEGAGAREVYLIQEPMAAAIGVGLAVDQPSGIMVIDVGGGTSEIAVIALNGIVNDTSIRVAGDEFNEAIINYLKKNYNLLIGELTAEDIKIKIGSAYALDKELSMEVKGRDLVAGVPKNLTVSSVQIREALSETLDIVVEAVRQALEQTPPELAADILQRGIVLTGGGALLRGLDKRLRQETNLPVNIAEDPLTCVVRGTGKVLEDFIKYTKVLEKSRRD, encoded by the coding sequence TTGGGATTCTTCGATCTGCTCTCAAACGACATTGGTATCGATCTCGGAACGGCCAACACGCTGGTGTATGTCCGCAATCAGGGGATCGTACTTAACGAACCATCGGTGGTGGCGGTGGAAAAATCGTCGGGCAAAATCCTGGCGATCGGCTCCGCCGCGAAAGAAATGACTGGCCGTACGCCCGGCGGGATCGAGGCGATTCGCCCGCTAAAAGACGGCGTGATTGCCGATTTCGACATGTCCGAGCGGCTGATTGCCGACTTCATCCGCCGCGTGGTCAAGCGCAAATATATAATGAAGCCACGCGTGGTGATTTCGGTGCCGTCAGGGATAACCGAGGTCGAAAAGCGAGCGGTGAGGGACTCCGCCGAGGGGGCGGGCGCCCGCGAGGTGTATCTGATTCAGGAGCCGATGGCCGCGGCGATCGGGGTCGGCCTGGCGGTCGATCAGCCCAGCGGCATTATGGTGATCGATGTCGGCGGGGGGACATCGGAGATCGCGGTGATCGCCCTGAACGGGATAGTCAATGATACGTCGATTCGTGTCGCCGGCGATGAGTTCAACGAGGCAATCATCAATTACCTGAAGAAGAACTACAACCTGCTTATCGGTGAGCTGACCGCTGAGGATATCAAGATCAAAATCGGTTCCGCTTACGCGCTGGACAAGGAACTCTCGATGGAGGTCAAGGGGCGCGACCTGGTGGCAGGTGTGCCGAAAAACCTGACTGTTTCATCGGTGCAGATTCGCGAGGCGCTCTCCGAAACGCTGGATATTGTAGTCGAGGCGGTCCGGCAGGCGCTCGAACAAACTCCTCCCGAGCTGGCCGCCGACATTCTGCAGCGCGGGATTGTGCTTACCGGCGGCGGGGCGCTTCTCCGCGGGCTGGATAAACGCCTTCGCCAGGAAACCAACCTGCCTGTCAATATCGCCGAGGACCCGCTCACCTGTGTCGTTCGTGGGACCGGCAAGGTTCTGGAGGATTTCATTAAGTACACCAAGGTTCTGGAAAAAAGTCGGCGCGACTGA
- a CDS encoding PhzF family phenazine biosynthesis isomerase → MRFQIYDVSAQRPFEGNPTGVVYADHSLETDLMQRLANELSLPDTIFLLPGSRPDLLFTSRTFTPYQELEICGQGLVGAVYALMEDRDILSGQHTVETAIGNREVVIERHDSLSVFCSLGRPTITELPSDQRLQIGELLGRTRIKPDMMAFVDLGRKRLILDVRHSELERVDLARAQVIAICRTLGITEVVLCAYGNDQPPLVRSHHFTTSLLGAEDAVTGGAAGAILAFYRHAGESIDQLRIHQGDFATRGGLVIARFNPSDNEIQIGGDAVKIADGGLCV, encoded by the coding sequence ATGCGATTCCAGATCTATGACGTCTCCGCACAGAGACCTTTCGAGGGCAACCCAACCGGTGTTGTCTATGCCGACCACTCCCTCGAGACTGACCTGATGCAGCGTCTGGCCAATGAGCTTTCCCTCCCCGACACTATCTTCCTCCTGCCCGGCAGCCGGCCGGACCTGCTTTTCACGTCGCGTACCTTCACACCCTACCAGGAACTCGAAATATGCGGACAAGGCCTGGTCGGGGCGGTGTACGCCCTGATGGAGGACCGGGACATTCTATCTGGCCAGCACACCGTCGAAACCGCAATTGGCAACAGGGAAGTCGTGATCGAGCGGCACGACTCACTGTCAGTTTTTTGCTCCCTGGGAAGGCCGACGATTACTGAACTCCCAAGTGACCAACGTCTGCAGATTGGTGAACTTCTTGGTCGGACTCGAATCAAACCGGATATGATGGCGTTTGTCGACCTGGGGCGAAAGCGCCTGATCTTGGACGTGCGGCATTCGGAACTGGAGCGTGTCGACCTCGCTCGTGCACAGGTAATAGCCATCTGCCGCACGCTCGGGATAACAGAAGTCGTGTTGTGCGCGTATGGAAATGACCAACCACCGTTGGTACGTTCGCACCACTTCACAACTTCGCTTCTGGGTGCGGAAGATGCCGTCACGGGAGGGGCGGCCGGTGCCATTCTGGCGTTCTACCGACACGCTGGAGAGAGCATCGATCAACTGCGCATCCACCAGGGTGATTTCGCAACTCGCGGCGGCCTGGTGATTGCCAGATTTAATCCGTCCGATAACGAGATCCAAATTGGCGGTGACGCGGTGAAAATCGCTGACGGTGGGCTCTGCGTTTGA
- a CDS encoding PilT/PilU family type 4a pilus ATPase, which translates to MNLKQMLVEMLNRKASDLHIRVGVRPHLRVNGSLQHIATDPITIEAMEQVVGQILNEKQFERFQRKNEMDLALSVAKLGRFRINLFRQRGTTGIAIRAVNTVVPGFEELNLPKIAKDLARERRGLIIVTGTTGSGKSTSLAAVIEEINANSAMNILTVEDPIEYIYRDKKAIISQREVGGDTESFATSLRHAFRQDPDVIMIGEVRDLETMSIALTAADTGHLVLTTLHTLNVVETITRIVSFFPPHQHQQIRLLLAGTLKAIICQRLLARCDMPGRVPALEIMVNHGAIKECIMDPDKTVDIPDLMEAGNVQYGMQTFDQSIMRLYKQGMISFEEAMANASNPDDLDLRLKGIVGAADRWADEQNASESADSAPRTPSRRGSELPGGFAKY; encoded by the coding sequence ATGAATCTCAAGCAGATGCTGGTTGAGATGCTCAACCGCAAGGCTTCGGATTTGCATATCCGGGTCGGGGTACGGCCGCACCTGCGGGTCAACGGTTCCCTTCAGCATATCGCCACCGATCCGATCACGATCGAGGCCATGGAACAGGTGGTCGGCCAGATCCTCAACGAAAAGCAATTCGAGCGCTTCCAGCGCAAGAACGAGATGGATCTGGCGTTGTCGGTGGCCAAGCTGGGTCGATTCCGTATCAATCTGTTTCGTCAGCGCGGCACCACCGGTATCGCCATTCGTGCGGTCAACACGGTTGTACCCGGTTTCGAGGAATTGAACCTGCCCAAGATAGCCAAGGACCTGGCCAGGGAGCGGCGCGGCCTTATTATTGTCACCGGCACTACGGGTTCGGGAAAGTCGACGTCACTGGCGGCGGTCATAGAGGAAATCAACGCGAATTCAGCCATGAATATCCTCACCGTCGAAGACCCGATCGAGTATATCTATCGCGACAAGAAAGCGATCATCTCGCAGCGCGAAGTCGGCGGGGATACCGAGTCATTCGCCACGTCACTTCGCCATGCTTTCCGACAGGACCCGGACGTGATCATGATCGGCGAGGTGCGCGATTTAGAGACAATGTCAATCGCGCTGACCGCCGCGGATACCGGCCATCTGGTGTTGACCACCCTGCACACGTTGAACGTCGTCGAGACCATCACGCGTATCGTGTCGTTCTTCCCGCCTCACCAGCATCAGCAAATTCGTCTGTTGCTGGCGGGCACGCTCAAGGCTATCATCTGCCAGCGCCTGTTGGCCCGTTGCGACATGCCCGGCCGCGTGCCTGCGCTGGAGATCATGGTCAATCATGGTGCGATCAAAGAGTGCATCATGGATCCCGACAAGACTGTAGATATCCCGGACCTGATGGAAGCCGGCAACGTACAGTACGGCATGCAGACGTTTGATCAGTCGATCATGCGGCTGTACAAGCAGGGGATGATCTCGTTCGAAGAGGCGATGGCGAACGCGTCGAACCCGGATGATCTCGATCTGCGCCTGAAGGGGATCGTGGGCGCGGCCGACCGCTGGGCGGACGAGCAAAACGCAAGCGAATCCGCGGATTCAGCGCCTCGCACACCTTCGCGCCGCGGCTCCGAGCTCCCCGGCGGCTTTGCGAAGTACTGA
- the accB gene encoding acetyl-CoA carboxylase biotin carboxyl carrier protein, with translation MREKYIKSLIRLVEESDIESLEVSSWGRKVRITQRLGAHPNGHNNGGNVVPMPSLGSPQATASTPPREVPAEPSQPVADNTSNLVEIKSPMVGTFYRSPAPDADPYVSLNERITEGQVVCIVEAMKLMNEIESEVSGRVVKITVENGKPVEFGQVLFLIDPTS, from the coding sequence ATGAGAGAGAAATATATCAAAAGCCTGATACGCCTGGTTGAAGAGTCAGATATTGAATCGCTGGAAGTTTCCAGTTGGGGCCGCAAGGTGCGCATCACCCAGCGTCTCGGCGCGCATCCCAACGGCCACAACAACGGCGGAAACGTCGTTCCGATGCCCTCCCTGGGGTCCCCCCAGGCCACCGCGTCGACCCCGCCCCGGGAAGTTCCGGCTGAACCATCCCAACCAGTTGCCGACAATACCAGTAACCTGGTCGAGATCAAGTCGCCCATGGTAGGCACGTTTTATCGGTCACCGGCGCCCGACGCCGACCCGTACGTGTCCCTCAATGAGCGAATTACCGAGGGCCAGGTAGTGTGTATTGTCGAGGCAATGAAACTGATGAACGAGATTGAATCGGAAGTCAGTGGTCGGGTGGTCAAAATCACGGTGGAAAACGGCAAGCCGGTCGAATTCGGCCAGGTTCTCTTCCTGATCGATCCCACGAGCTGA